In Sebaldella termitidis ATCC 33386, one DNA window encodes the following:
- a CDS encoding MarR family winged helix-turn-helix transcriptional regulator gives MFAIKSLTLQLKRLLDESAANIEKDMTGIQAGIIAYINISSETGEVFQKDIEEEFNIRRSTATGILNSLEKNDMLKRESVSYDKRLKKLVLTEKSNLFCKKIRETLIADEKKLTENLTAEEIEFFLKIIAKMMKNIMY, from the coding sequence ATGTTTGCAATAAAATCATTAACACTCCAATTAAAACGACTGCTTGATGAAAGTGCTGCAAATATTGAAAAAGACATGACGGGTATTCAGGCAGGAATTATTGCATATATTAATATTTCAAGTGAAACAGGAGAAGTGTTTCAGAAAGATATTGAAGAAGAATTTAACATAAGACGTTCTACAGCAACTGGTATTCTAAATTCTTTAGAAAAAAACGATATGTTAAAACGCGAATCTGTTTCATATGACAAGCGCTTAAAAAAATTAGTTTTAACAGAAAAGTCCAACCTTTTTTGCAAGAAAATCCGTGAAACCCTTATAGCGGATGAGAAAAAATTGACTGAAAATCTTACAGCAGAAGAAATAGAATTTTTTTTGAAAATTATTGCAAAAATGATGAAAAACATTATGTATTAA
- a CDS encoding GNAT family N-acetyltransferase, translating into MKILRNLQELSRTTYLNSFCKILNENDVKAYISAKYSLENLRAELEDKTTRFLFLTFDNKKIGYMKYNHDSYKLNNSLDIDRIYLSDAYKGRGFGTKLLQKAESIAKNNNKSYLTLGVLMLNKPAVSFYEKNNFSVFGEENIIIGSNSYVLLHMMKNI; encoded by the coding sequence TTGAAGATATTAAGGAATTTACAAGAGCTCAGCCGTACTACCTACTTAAATTCTTTTTGCAAAATATTAAATGAAAATGATGTAAAAGCATATATCTCAGCTAAATACAGCTTAGAAAATTTAAGAGCCGAGCTTGAAGATAAAACAACCCGGTTTTTATTCCTGACATTTGATAATAAAAAAATAGGATATATGAAGTATAATCATGACTCTTATAAACTTAACAATTCACTTGATATTGACAGGATTTATTTATCTGACGCATATAAAGGCAGAGGGTTTGGAACCAAGCTTTTGCAAAAGGCTGAATCTATTGCTAAAAATAATAATAAAAGTTATCTGACTCTTGGAGTCTTAATGCTTAATAAACCTGCTGTTTCATTTTATGAAAAGAATAACTTTTCTGTTTTTGGCGAAGAAAACATAATAATAGGAAGTAATAGTTATGTCTTGTTACATATGATGAAAAACATATAA
- a CDS encoding DKNYY domain-containing protein, translating into MKKFLFTVLMIIFIFNTGFSNRKYDNNLYYKDSYNVYYEGKKISGASAASFVVLSNGYARDNYYAYYRGNKISGSSGNSFKILDNGYARDNYYAYYRGNKISGSSGNSFEALGNGYARDNYYAYYRGNKISGSSGNSFKNLDNGYAKDNYSTYYKGKKVNN; encoded by the coding sequence ATGAAAAAATTTTTATTTACTGTTTTAATGATTATATTTATTTTTAATACAGGCTTTTCTAACAGAAAATATGATAATAACTTGTATTATAAAGATTCTTATAATGTTTACTATGAAGGGAAAAAAATTAGCGGAGCATCCGCCGCTTCTTTTGTAGTCCTTAGTAACGGATATGCCAGAGATAATTATTACGCTTATTACAGAGGAAATAAAATCAGCGGTTCAAGCGGCAATTCCTTTAAAATTCTTGATAACGGATATGCCAGAGATAATTATTATGCTTATTACAGAGGAAATAAGATCAGCGGCTCAAGCGGCAATTCTTTTGAAGCTCTTGGTAACGGATATGCCAGAGATAATTATTACGCTTATTACAGAGGAAATAAAATCAGCGGTTCAAGCGGCAATTCTTTTAAAAATCTTGATAACGGATATGCTAAGGACAATTACAGTACTTATTATAAAGGTAAAAAAGTCAATAACTGA
- a CDS encoding DUF1062 domain-containing protein — MEKIIWRVEYTSLPRVKKYCKKCGKKSEFLSSKLFRVNANQKNLDVWLIYNCSNCKTTWKQELFSRVKHNYFSREMLDKFYGNDTELAHYYTMSCNHLSKTGFEILPPTYSLIGEHIDIYTDNSFEIHLKSDYQFDIKLMSILKEKLCISNSRLDYLIKNNKIFCNMDRKIKKCKLQKEQIIYLTT; from the coding sequence ATGGAAAAAATTATTTGGAGAGTGGAATATACTTCACTTCCAAGAGTAAAAAAATATTGTAAAAAATGTGGTAAAAAAAGTGAATTTTTATCATCGAAATTATTCAGAGTGAATGCCAATCAAAAAAATCTTGATGTATGGCTTATCTATAATTGCTCTAATTGTAAAACTACGTGGAAACAAGAGTTGTTTTCCAGAGTAAAGCACAATTATTTTTCCAGAGAAATGCTTGATAAATTCTATGGAAATGACACTGAATTAGCTCATTATTATACTATGAGCTGCAATCATTTATCAAAAACCGGTTTTGAGATATTGCCGCCGACTTATTCACTTATCGGAGAACATATTGATATTTACACAGACAATAGCTTTGAAATACATCTGAAATCAGATTATCAGTTTGATATTAAATTAATGTCTATTTTGAAAGAAAAGCTTTGTATCTCGAACAGCCGGTTAGATTATTTAATAAAAAATAACAAGATCTTTTGTAATATGGACAGGAAAATTAAGAAATGTAAATTACAAAAGGAACAGATAATATATTTGACAACATAG
- a CDS encoding YdcF family protein, translating into MKKINLKKLLIFIAGIIIAYVVITAISICLYSKVDEKQPADVAVILGAGASDEKVSPVFQERINHGISLYKNKYVKKLIFTGGTGKGNQNSDAYTAMQYAIKQGVPKDDILLEEMSVITQENIKNAKMIMDKNSYHTAILVSDPLHMKRAMLMAKNSKIDCYSSPTPTTKYITLKSTLPFLLREVFFYVGYKIYTMFDYISRLFKSGL; encoded by the coding sequence ATGAAAAAAATAAATTTAAAAAAACTATTAATTTTTATTGCAGGTATCATAATTGCATATGTCGTAATCACGGCCATAAGCATCTGTCTTTACAGTAAAGTCGATGAAAAGCAGCCTGCCGATGTTGCTGTTATTCTCGGGGCAGGCGCATCTGACGAAAAGGTATCACCTGTTTTTCAGGAACGTATCAATCACGGGATATCATTATACAAAAATAAATATGTAAAAAAACTTATTTTTACAGGCGGCACAGGAAAAGGAAATCAAAATTCAGATGCTTATACTGCAATGCAGTATGCAATAAAGCAAGGCGTTCCGAAGGATGATATATTACTCGAAGAAATGTCCGTAATTACGCAGGAAAACATTAAGAATGCAAAGATGATAATGGATAAAAATTCTTATCATACAGCAATTCTTGTCAGTGATCCGCTGCATATGAAAAGAGCTATGCTAATGGCTAAAAATAGCAAGATAGACTGTTACAGCTCCCCCACTCCTACAACAAAATATATAACTTTGAAAAGTACTCTGCCTTTTTTATTAAGAGAAGTGTTTTTTTATGTGGGATATAAAATATATACTATGTTCGACTATATTTCACGGCTGTTTAAGTCTGGTCTCTAA
- a CDS encoding MarR family transcriptional regulator, whose amino-acid sequence MEGFLTKFNLTNTQLSILLLLHLNKDSFETPSSISKKLGLSTPTISNVLKTLHKKEYIQKQTSPENKKSSYITLDKNGINFLKDFIPYCKEKYEDFLSNFDAEELNYLKELSLKIFSNLDSF is encoded by the coding sequence ATGGAGGGTTTTTTAACTAAATTCAATTTAACAAATACTCAACTTTCAATATTGCTGCTTCTTCATTTAAATAAAGACTCTTTTGAAACACCCAGCAGTATTTCAAAAAAATTGGGGTTATCCACTCCCACTATAAGCAATGTCCTAAAAACTCTGCATAAAAAAGAATATATTCAAAAACAGACATCGCCGGAAAATAAAAAATCTTCTTATATAACTTTAGATAAAAATGGAATAAATTTTTTAAAAGATTTTATTCCATACTGTAAAGAAAAATATGAGGATTTTCTTTCAAACTTTGATGCCGAAGAATTAAATTATCTAAAAGAACTATCTTTAAAAATTTTTTCTAATCTTGATTCTTTTTAA
- a CDS encoding GyrI-like domain-containing protein has product MLENIKSKKITGKKIRTNNNKIDEIISLWKEVPTLGLSGDIYAVYYNYESDFNGDFDFLIGSENSALKDFADIKEGKYMIWTADSQDAVGSAWQKIWNTELDRAYESDFEVYSQDGSIKIFIGIK; this is encoded by the coding sequence ATGCTTGAAAATATTAAATCTAAAAAAATTACCGGAAAAAAAATACGAACTAACAATAATAAAATTGATGAAATCATCTCTTTATGGAAAGAAGTTCCCACACTGGGGTTAAGCGGCGATATCTATGCTGTATACTATAATTATGAAAGTGACTTTAACGGGGATTTTGATTTTTTGATTGGTTCTGAGAATAGTGCTTTAAAGGACTTTGCAGATATTAAAGAAGGAAAATACATGATATGGACGGCTGATTCCCAGGATGCCGTGGGATCAGCATGGCAGAAAATCTGGAATACCGAATTAGACAGAGCCTACGAAAGTGATTTTGAAGTATACTCACAAGATGGAAGTATAAAAATTTTTATCGGAATAAAATAA
- a CDS encoding DMT family transporter, whose amino-acid sequence MKFKDSYHPYAIITIVFWSLAYVLTRLTLQYFSSFSLGFLRYFIASCALLCIAFITKMKFPSKKDFPWFLLAGAVGFFIYIITFNKGQESISASTASVVIATVPVITAVLARFIYSEKLSCIQWGAIIIELIGVCILTLLKGIFSINIGLLWLFLAALVLSIYNLIQRRLTKKYTALQTSSFSIFSGTILLAVFMPASLREVLHVPFIQLFYVVLLGVFSSAIAYIAWSKAFSKARQTSDVSNYMFVTPFLTSILGFFIANEIPEYSTLIGGAVILFGILVFNFGDKIYGLLYK is encoded by the coding sequence ATGAAATTTAAGGACAGCTATCATCCGTATGCAATAATTACGATTGTATTTTGGTCATTGGCGTATGTATTAACAAGACTGACATTACAGTATTTTTCGTCTTTTTCTCTGGGATTTTTAAGATACTTTATTGCTTCTTGTGCTCTACTCTGCATTGCCTTTATAACAAAAATGAAATTCCCTTCAAAAAAAGACTTTCCCTGGTTTTTACTGGCAGGAGCAGTGGGATTTTTCATTTATATAATTACGTTTAATAAAGGGCAGGAAAGTATATCAGCTTCCACAGCAAGCGTTGTTATAGCTACAGTTCCTGTTATTACAGCGGTATTAGCACGTTTTATTTATTCTGAAAAACTAAGCTGTATTCAATGGGGAGCTATTATCATTGAGCTCATAGGAGTATGTATTTTGACATTGCTAAAGGGGATATTTTCTATTAATATAGGATTGTTATGGCTCTTTCTGGCTGCATTAGTACTAAGCATATATAACTTAATACAGCGCAGGCTTACAAAAAAATATACAGCATTACAGACTTCTTCTTTCAGCATTTTCAGCGGAACAATACTGCTGGCTGTTTTTATGCCTGCTTCTCTGAGAGAGGTTTTACACGTACCTTTTATACAATTATTCTATGTTGTATTATTAGGTGTATTTTCCAGTGCGATTGCATATATTGCATGGTCAAAAGCATTTTCAAAAGCAAGACAGACCTCGGATGTAAGTAATTATATGTTTGTTACACCATTTTTGACAAGTATTTTAGGTTTTTTTATTGCAAATGAAATTCCGGAATATTCGACTCTGATCGGAGGAGCAGTAATTCTTTTCGGAATTTTAGTCTTTAATTTTGGTGATAAAATATACGGGCTTCTATACAAGTAA
- a CDS encoding homing endonuclease associated repeat-containing protein, with amino-acid sequence MAGTEQRYSNEDMLEQLRDHYKRNSKITRSSFAKDKAVCSSSIVYMRFGSWNNALLKAGIGNKITKEAIIKDLKDHYSKNRKITKKSFDSDKTVCSAKIVELKFGSWANGIKAANLRNNIKEKIIIELENPKKREYLYTKGELVGKYKRLKKQMKYKNVKISSEDFYKETGITIEQIINSFGDWEKFCRIAKPLKSGKK; translated from the coding sequence ATGGCTGGAACTGAACAAAGATACAGTAATGAAGATATGTTAGAACAACTAAGAGACCATTATAAAAGAAATTCTAAAATAACAAGAAGTAGTTTTGCAAAGGATAAAGCTGTATGTTCAAGTTCGATAGTATATATGAGATTTGGAAGCTGGAATAATGCTTTATTAAAGGCAGGAATTGGAAATAAGATAACAAAGGAAGCGATAATAAAAGACTTAAAAGATCATTATTCCAAAAATAGAAAAATAACAAAGAAAAGCTTTGATTCTGATAAGACAGTATGTTCGGCAAAAATAGTAGAATTAAAATTTGGAAGCTGGGCAAACGGAATAAAAGCAGCTAATCTGAGAAATAATATAAAAGAAAAAATAATAATTGAGTTAGAAAATCCAAAAAAAAGAGAATATCTATACACAAAGGGAGAGCTGGTAGGAAAATATAAAAGATTAAAAAAACAGATGAAATATAAAAATGTAAAAATATCATCGGAAGATTTTTATAAGGAAACTGGTATAACTATAGAGCAGATAATAAACAGCTTTGGGGATTGGGAGAAGTTTTGCAGAATAGCAAAGCCATTGAAAAGTGGAAAGAAATAA
- a CDS encoding zincin-like metallopeptidase toxin domain-containing protein — MCDKGEFESKFEVSPKNIKLQGYYVASQADNVAGKHIKSFGSCSVTGKCKMESDLYGQFLIWFETYSKVILAGSEALLEDSYCFCPYGGRITISDSRQIDYASAMTELFGDFADTVEQMKDSMENLSDMAVKSLIGMFDGAMTEYFTNEENRLRSTVRDMERNNKGNSYMYMQTGYDPREELAQLQRSKQIYEADNWQDIKNVNLRDIYAKMQENPNKVDLEPRKISGLMALTNPLFAAGYYIETKVRDIRSVLPDMTIGDFFSRGTSKEGITELWEKGMDCQNKKMLPGVLGYHPLQAAYAGGYTNYDPMESAQIVNSLSDDGKAAYMLRKTANDGMSAYNEIYGYYQMVKALDMSTKGKVKTGSKSNSENLDYRKKPVVEVNPVGETIATRKEIKNYKTYWGRCGIKVKIDKDGILPERMAAGFDYKDGIIYVREKPSNISMAHEGYHTKQWLKLGKEEYLKLTRLQREELVYEQIMKNQYRFDKASIDNAKIYIDRLRLELGE; from the coding sequence ATCTGTGATAAAGGAGAATTTGAAAGTAAATTTGAGGTATCACCAAAGAATATTAAGTTACAGGGATATTATGTAGCAAGTCAAGCAGACAATGTTGCAGGAAAGCATATTAAATCATTTGGCAGCTGCAGTGTTACGGGAAAGTGTAAAATGGAATCAGATTTATATGGTCAGTTTTTGATCTGGTTTGAGACTTATTCAAAAGTAATACTTGCAGGAAGTGAGGCATTATTGGAAGATAGTTATTGTTTTTGCCCGTATGGCGGCAGGATAACAATTTCCGATAGTAGACAGATTGATTATGCTTCAGCAATGACAGAATTATTTGGAGATTTTGCAGACACAGTAGAACAGATGAAAGACAGTATGGAAAATTTATCTGATATGGCTGTAAAGTCTTTAATAGGAATGTTTGACGGAGCAATGACTGAATATTTTACAAATGAAGAGAATAGGCTGAGAAGTACTGTAAGAGACATGGAAAGAAATAATAAAGGAAACTCTTATATGTACATGCAGACAGGTTATGATCCAAGAGAGGAACTGGCTCAATTACAGAGAAGCAAGCAAATATATGAAGCTGATAACTGGCAGGATATAAAAAACGTGAATTTAAGAGATATTTATGCTAAAATGCAGGAAAACCCTAATAAGGTAGATTTAGAACCGCGAAAGATATCAGGATTAATGGCTTTAACAAATCCTTTATTTGCAGCAGGTTATTATATAGAAACTAAAGTAAGAGATATCCGTTCAGTGTTACCAGATATGACAATAGGAGATTTCTTTAGCAGGGGAACAAGTAAAGAAGGAATAACAGAACTTTGGGAAAAAGGAATGGATTGTCAGAACAAAAAAATGCTTCCTGGTGTATTGGGATACCATCCATTACAGGCAGCATATGCAGGAGGGTATACAAATTATGATCCAATGGAATCAGCTCAGATAGTAAATTCATTAAGTGATGATGGAAAAGCGGCATATATGTTAAGGAAAACAGCTAATGATGGGATGTCAGCATATAATGAGATATATGGATATTATCAAATGGTAAAAGCTTTAGATATGTCGACAAAGGGTAAGGTTAAGACTGGAAGTAAGTCAAACAGTGAAAATTTAGATTATAGAAAAAAACCAGTAGTGGAAGTAAATCCTGTTGGGGAAACAATAGCAACTAGAAAAGAAATAAAAAATTATAAGACATACTGGGGTAGATGTGGCATAAAAGTAAAAATTGATAAAGACGGAATATTACCAGAAAGGATGGCTGCTGGTTTTGATTACAAAGATGGCATAATTTATGTAAGAGAAAAACCTAGTAATATTAGCATGGCTCATGAAGGTTATCATACAAAACAATGGTTGAAGTTAGGAAAAGAAGAATATCTAAAGCTTACTCGCTTACAAAGAGAAGAGTTAGTTTATGAACAAATAATGAAAAATCAATATAGATTTGACAAGGCTTCTATTGATAATGCTAAAATATATATTGATAGGCTCAGACTAGAATTAGGGGAATAG
- a CDS encoding pentapeptide repeat-containing protein: protein MRIYTNSDEAILNLDIISLESQNIKGINFHRAFLDKIKIKKTFVENSDFRNAIFNDTIIINSSFKDSVFIMSEFENVRISNSNFENCKMRFSNFQNSLITDTYFKSSDMKTANFKNTILFNTIFENIENSQSINFDNAYYNIKTQLPKGVDPKEKKMLFIDNEIDEKYIIIKKEFNNNKSYDEKHPLREFDIFVKNNLNNLNKDDNNSFLLHLILSNIILQYKVIFKDFADRTDKFIKNRNTYLKDYSNKNREKIKLLIENYNENIQLSRKY, encoded by the coding sequence TTGAGAATATATACTAATTCAGATGAAGCAATTTTAAATTTAGATATAATTAGTTTAGAAAGTCAAAATATTAAGGGAATAAATTTTCACAGAGCTTTTCTGGATAAAATAAAAATAAAGAAAACTTTTGTAGAAAATTCAGATTTTAGAAATGCTATTTTTAATGATACAATTATTATAAATTCTAGTTTCAAAGATAGCGTATTTATAATGTCAGAATTTGAAAATGTAAGGATATCGAATTCAAATTTTGAGAATTGTAAAATGAGATTTTCAAACTTTCAAAATTCTCTTATAACTGATACATATTTTAAAAGCAGTGATATGAAAACTGCAAATTTTAAAAACACAATACTATTTAACACAATATTTGAAAATATCGAAAATTCGCAAAGTATTAATTTTGATAATGCATATTATAATATAAAAACTCAGTTACCAAAGGGGGTAGATCCAAAAGAGAAAAAAATGCTATTTATTGATAACGAAATTGATGAAAAGTATATTATAATAAAAAAAGAATTTAATAATAATAAAAGTTATGATGAAAAACATCCTTTAAGAGAATTTGATATTTTTGTGAAAAATAATTTGAATAACTTAAATAAAGATGACAACAATAGTTTTCTTTTACATTTGATACTAAGTAATATTATATTACAGTATAAAGTTATATTTAAAGACTTTGCAGATAGAACTGATAAATTTATAAAAAATAGAAATACATATCTTAAAGATTATTCTAATAAGAATAGAGAAAAAATAAAATTACTAATTGAAAATTATAATGAAAATATACAATTGAGTCGAAAATACTGA
- a CDS encoding PhzF family phenazine biosynthesis protein, with the protein MKYFIVDAFTDHHFSGNPAGVCLLEEPIADEIMQNIAAENNLAETAFILKQGNEYNLRWFTPEQEFDLCGHATLASAYVLFQFVDKKAEHLVFSTQSGILEVTRNDGLLEMDFPSRPPEQIEVTELMENALGVPIMEAHLSRDMILVLQTEKDVYEAVPDLDIVSKIPGCVNLIITAQGREADFVSRYFTPGISIPEDPVTGSAHSSLIPFWAKRLGKEKLTAHQLSKRGGILYCQDKGDRVKISGNAILYLAGEIYL; encoded by the coding sequence TTGAAATATTTTATAGTTGATGCATTTACAGATCATCATTTTTCAGGAAATCCAGCGGGTGTCTGTTTATTAGAGGAGCCAATAGCTGATGAAATAATGCAGAATATAGCTGCGGAAAATAATCTGGCAGAAACGGCATTTATACTAAAACAAGGAAATGAATATAATTTACGCTGGTTTACGCCTGAACAGGAATTCGATCTGTGCGGACATGCTACTCTTGCCAGTGCTTATGTTCTTTTTCAATTCGTTGATAAAAAAGCAGAACATTTAGTCTTTTCAACACAAAGCGGCATTTTAGAAGTGACACGGAATGACGGGTTATTAGAAATGGATTTTCCGTCACGTCCTCCTGAGCAAATAGAAGTGACCGAGCTGATGGAAAATGCTTTGGGTGTACCGATAATGGAAGCTCATTTATCACGAGATATGATATTAGTTCTTCAAACAGAAAAGGATGTTTACGAGGCAGTCCCTGATTTAGATATTGTTTCAAAAATTCCGGGCTGTGTAAATTTAATAATTACTGCTCAAGGGAGAGAAGCAGATTTTGTGTCCCGGTATTTTACTCCGGGAATTAGTATACCAGAAGATCCTGTAACCGGATCTGCACATTCATCGTTAATTCCGTTTTGGGCAAAACGACTTGGAAAAGAAAAACTTACAGCACATCAATTGTCCAAAAGAGGGGGCATTTTATACTGTCAGGATAAGGGAGACAGAGTAAAAATTTCAGGAAACGCAATTCTTTATCTTGCTGGTGAAATTTATTTATAA
- a CDS encoding DUF3592 domain-containing protein codes for MERLVKMTAIPLFLIGILLIYVSISIFNSTNDFKKTAVPVTAVISNISTYSRNDGEIGHNVFVDYKYADKIYEHVYINAYNSNMFVGKKINIYVNTAFPSEAKYISYLSVFFLAGMAVILLLAGLGVVFMDSGSRKSKEV; via the coding sequence ATGGAACGACTGGTTAAAATGACTGCTATCCCTCTTTTTTTAATAGGAATCCTTCTAATTTATGTAAGTATTTCTATTTTTAATTCTACTAATGATTTTAAAAAAACAGCTGTCCCGGTCACAGCAGTAATTTCTAATATAAGTACATATTCCAGAAATGACGGTGAAATAGGACATAATGTATTCGTTGATTACAAATATGCTGATAAAATATATGAACATGTCTATATTAATGCTTATAACAGTAATATGTTTGTAGGAAAAAAAATTAATATTTATGTAAATACTGCTTTTCCTTCCGAAGCAAAGTATATTTCTTATCTATCTGTTTTTTTTCTTGCAGGCATGGCAGTTATTTTACTGCTTGCCGGATTAGGAGTTGTTTTCATGGACAGCGGCAGTCGAAAATCAAAGGAAGTGTGA
- a CDS encoding winged helix-turn-helix transcriptional regulator: MSMKDFKNIKNLHDTPFGYTLSIIGGKWKMIILYWLFEVNTVRYNELKRLIGSISHKMLSSQLKDLEKDGLIIRKEYPQIPPRVEYSLTQKGRSLFPLMEEMCKWGELNKSE; encoded by the coding sequence ATGAGTATGAAAGATTTCAAAAACATCAAAAATTTACACGATACCCCGTTCGGATATACACTTTCGATTATAGGCGGCAAATGGAAGATGATTATACTGTACTGGCTGTTTGAAGTTAATACTGTCAGATATAATGAATTAAAACGTCTTATCGGTTCTATTTCCCACAAAATGTTAAGCAGTCAGCTGAAAGATCTGGAAAAAGACGGCTTAATCATACGTAAGGAATATCCTCAGATTCCTCCCAGGGTTGAATATAGTCTGACTCAGAAAGGCCGCTCGCTGTTTCCTCTTATGGAGGAAATGTGTAAATGGGGAGAGCTCAACAAATCTGAATGA
- a CDS encoding TIGR04076 family protein has protein sequence MNKCKIEVLKTTFDEELAKEYGCKGLGKCPMHKVGDIFYGDYAKPEGLCDEAWKAMYQYVFSISHGSGIFYYGDWIDKPGIAVCSCNDGLRPVIFKISATDEESKIDYVPVKE, from the coding sequence ATGAATAAGTGTAAAATTGAAGTTTTAAAAACAACATTTGATGAAGAATTAGCCAAAGAATACGGGTGTAAGGGGCTTGGAAAATGTCCGATGCACAAAGTCGGAGATATTTTTTACGGTGATTACGCCAAACCGGAAGGATTATGCGATGAAGCATGGAAGGCGATGTACCAGTATGTTTTTTCTATTTCTCACGGTAGCGGAATATTTTATTACGGAGATTGGATTGATAAGCCGGGTATTGCTGTCTGCAGCTGTAATGACGGTCTTAGACCTGTTATTTTCAAAATTTCGGCAACTGATGAAGAATCTAAAATAGATTATGTGCCTGTAAAAGAGTAA
- a CDS encoding AraC family transcriptional regulator — protein MKNICSVKFRDGSKEELLPGLTPDFPYIASFVELDKHAGRFVPWHWHKEVELFYIRSGVLEYYTPEKKIVFPAGSGGIINSNVLHMTKTQEKVNNTVQLLHIFDTSFIGGQSGSKIEQKFIIPFITAPQIEALAFYPDNPEHSDVLSMIRESFNIKNDSYAYELRLRSALSEIWSRLFLFSEPLLKEKGTYDKTNDELKMMMIYIYEHYMEKISVSEIANYAFISERKCFRIFHERLHTTPTEFIKNYRLQMACNMLIGSREAISSVGHACGLGSNSYFGKVFREHFGYSPAEYRQKWQNNDI, from the coding sequence TTGAAAAATATATGTAGTGTAAAATTTAGAGATGGAAGCAAAGAGGAATTATTACCCGGTCTTACTCCGGATTTTCCTTATATTGCTTCTTTTGTCGAATTAGACAAGCATGCAGGCCGTTTTGTTCCCTGGCACTGGCATAAAGAAGTTGAATTATTTTATATAAGAAGCGGGGTTCTGGAATATTATACACCAGAGAAAAAAATTGTGTTTCCGGCAGGATCAGGCGGGATCATCAATTCTAATGTACTGCACATGACCAAAACACAAGAAAAGGTAAATAATACAGTTCAGCTGCTGCATATATTCGATACTTCCTTTATAGGGGGACAATCAGGGAGTAAAATAGAGCAAAAATTTATCATCCCCTTTATTACAGCCCCGCAAATAGAAGCATTGGCATTCTATCCCGATAATCCTGAACACTCTGATGTATTAAGTATGATTCGCGAGTCCTTTAATATAAAAAATGACAGCTATGCTTATGAATTGAGATTACGTTCAGCTTTATCAGAAATATGGAGCCGGCTTTTTTTATTCTCAGAACCGCTGTTAAAAGAAAAAGGAACTTATGATAAAACAAATGACGAATTAAAAATGATGATGATATACATCTATGAACATTATATGGAAAAAATTTCTGTATCTGAAATTGCAAACTATGCATTTATCAGCGAACGAAAGTGTTTTCGAATATTTCACGAACGTCTGCATACTACACCGACAGAATTTATAAAAAATTACCGTCTTCAAATGGCATGCAATATGTTAATAGGAAGCAGAGAGGCAATTTCATCTGTCGGTCATGCCTGCGGACTGGGAAGCAACAGTTATTTCGGAAAAGTTTTCCGTGAGCATTTTGGATATTCCCCGGCAGAATACCGGCAAAAATGGCAGAATAATGATATATAA